The following is a genomic window from Desulfovibrio sp. X2.
GCCTTGAACGCGGCGAGCAGCGCGTCCCTGCGGCGCGCGAAATAGCTGGCCTCGGATGCGGCGGCGTCATCGGATGCGGCGGGCGAGGCGGGCGCGGCGGCAAGCCCCGCGCGGGGCAGGAGGCAGCAGCAGGCCGCTCCGGCCAGGGTCCTGAAAAGCGTTCTGCGGTGCATGGATGCCCTCGCCCGGCGCGCTCAGGCCTAGTCCAGGTCGAACATCCGTTCCAGGTCGTGGCGGGAGTAGGCCTTGAAGGCCACCAGGGTCTCGGAGCCCTGGATGCCCTCGATGGCCAGGCAGCCGGACGTGACCACCTCGGCCAGGGTCTCGTGCTCGCGCACGCGCACCAGGGCCACCAGGTCGTAGCGGCCTGCGGTGGAGAAGACCTCGTGCACGGCTTGGACTTCCAGAAGTTTCTGGGCCACTTCGTTGATGCGGGCGGGATCGACCTTCATGAGCACGATGGCGTTGACCATGATTCACCTCCGGCCGCGAGATTTACACGCTCGGCGCGCCCCTGGCAACGCCGCGCGCCGCCGAAGGGGCCGGGGCGACGAACGGATATGGAGGCGGGCAAAGGAGGCCCCGCGCCCGGCCTTGCGGCCGGACGCGGGGACCACTGCGGGCGCCGCAGCCGGCTCGGACTCACGTCGTCTTGTCGAACAGACCGCCCGGGATGAAAACGCCCCGGGCTCTCGCGTCGCGCATCGTCGCCCGGCCCGCCCCCTTCGGGACGGACCGGATCGTTGTGTCCATTCCGTCGACAGGCATGCTCCCCACCCGAGCCGGGAATTGTCGCCCTATCGTCCTATCGGCCGCCCGGGTTCATTTCTTTACCCCTTTTCGCCTGCCCCGCACCGCTTTCGCGTTGCTGGCCGCGAGCGTCCCTGCTACGAAACCCCTGGAAGCCCCAAGGAGGAGAGCCCCCATGCCCGCACTGCTCGTGGTCACCGATCTGCAGCAACCGCCCGAGGCCTACCCGCGATTCTTCGAGCTCCTGAAGACCCACGCCTACGCCCGGCTGACTCCTGCCATCTGGGCCGTGGAGGTGGACGCCACCCCCAAGTCCCTCTTCGACGACCTGAAGCCCCTGATCAAGGAGACCGACTTCCTGTACGTCTTCAGGCTCACCCCGTCCTTCGTGGGACGCGGCAGCGCCAACGTGCTCAAGTGGCTGAAGGACCACGTGCGCGCCTGAGGCCCCGGGCCGGATGGCCGTGACGGCCCCGGCCCGGTCCCCGCGCAGGAATTCCAAGGCGCGAGTCTTACGGATGTCGACAGCCCCGCACACGGTCATCCGCAGAATTGAGATCCGCGCATTGCGCGCACGCCTCATTCCGCCCCGTGCAGAAGCTCCAGGGCCCGCTCCACGTCCCATTCGTCGTGGACGATGCGGGCCAGGGCCTTCATCAGCACCTCGGGCCGCTCGTGCTGGAACACATTGCGGCCGATGGACAGCCCGGCCCCGC
Proteins encoded in this region:
- a CDS encoding Lrp/AsnC family transcriptional regulator, producing MVNAIVLMKVDPARINEVAQKLLEVQAVHEVFSTAGRYDLVALVRVREHETLAEVVTSGCLAIEGIQGSETLVAFKAYSRHDLERMFDLD